Genomic window (Victivallis lenta):
CATGCGGAATCTGCCGTACGAACCGGCCGGACCGGAGCTCTTCGCGCTGCCGGGCGTCCTCTCCCGCAAGAAACAGCTTCTGCCGCAGATTCTCGCGGTCACCGCGGCGCTGCAGCAGGATTGAACGGCGATGGAATTCCGTTTCGAACCGATCGGTTTCGTAAAGTCGGGGGGCGGGACCTACCCGCAGGAGGCTCCCCGGCAGGCCGCCTTCGCATCGAATGAAGGCATCATCGAACTCCTGCCCGGCCGCAACTTCGAACAGGCGCTCGAGGATCTCGCCGGCTTCGAACGCATCTGGCTCGTCTTCGTCTTCGACCGCAACCGGAACTGGAAACCGAAGGTTCTGCCGCCGGACGGGAGCAGCCGCAAGCGGGGAGTGTTCGCAACGCGTTCTCCGCACCGGCCGAACCCGGTCGGGCTTTCCGCCGTGGAACTGCTCCGGATCGAAGGGCGCAGCGTGCATATCCGCAACTTCGACCTGCTGGACGGAACCCCGATTCTCGACATCAAGCCGTATATCCCGGAAGCGGACGCCTTTCCGGCCTCCCGCTCCGGCTGGCGCGGAGAGGCCGCCCAGACGCTCCGCGAGGTGCAGTTCACCCCCGAAGCGGCCGGAGCCGCCGAATGGATTCTCGCTCACGGCGGCCCCGACCTGGCCAATGCGGCCCGCGTACAGCTCGGCACGCGCATGCCCGATCCGGAACGGCAGCGGCTGGTCCGGGTCGACGAACGGCGCGCCATGCTCGCCTTCCGCACCTGGCGGTTCCTCTTCGAAACGGCGGAGACGCCCCGCGTCCTCGCGATCGCGTCCGGCTACACGGCCGCGGAGCTGCGGCCGGAAGCGCCGGACCCGTACGGTGACAAAGCACTCCACCGCCTTTATCAGAAGAGCGGCTTTCCCAAACCGTCTTGAAACCGGCCCGGAAGCAATATCGAGCTTAAAAGAGCAGATACTCGAGCATGCCGAGATATTCGTAGACGGCGCGTTCCCCTTCCATAAAACGTTCGGCGGAGGGGATGACGAACAGCGCCCCGCCGCCGCGCCCGCCCCCCTGCGAGGCCGGCGCCGGAAGCGCATCGAGCCCGTAACGCCGCGAAAGCATCATAAGCCGGGGAATGTGAAACGCCTCCGAAACCAGGATCTTCCTGCCCGGCAGCTTCGAAAAAGCGATGACCTCCTGCCGGGAATTCAGCGCATCCTCGATCAGGCCAATCCGTTCCGGCGACACGCCGTAAGCACCCAGAAACGCCTCGAGCGCCCGGCGTTTCGGCTCCGTGCCGTCCTCGCCGACCATCGACACGGCGACGGCGCAGTCGATGCCGCGGCGGGCGAGCGCCCGGGCGATCCGGCCGGCTTCGTGCAGCCGCAGCAGCATTCCGTCATTGAACCAGAGCTCGGGCGGCACCGACTCCGCCATGCCGAAACCGCTGCCGGCCACCACCACGGTGCAGGCTTCGGCAGGCACTGTTTCGGGGTCGAGCGGAACATATTGCGAAGTCAGCGTCTTCAGCAGCCCCCCGCCGAAGACCGACAGCAGCAGGAAGAGGGCGGTCCCCGCGCAAAGCAGGATTTTCCCGGCCAGGCGGCAGCGGCGGCCGAGCCTCGGCCAGAGCAGCAGCGCCAGCCCCGCCGCCAGCAGCAGGAAAATGAACGGAACCGGGAAAAACAGCCTGGCAATGAGTTTTTTCAGGGTCAGCAGCATCGTTTCACCGGCCCGTGCGTTTGCGGATGGCGGCAGCGACGGCGGCATTCTCTGGAACAAGGCCGAGTTCCGCCCCGAAGGCGACGGCATCGTCCGCATTGCCCCAGACATCCTGCGGACGGTGCGCGTCGGCTCCGACCACGACCCGGACGCCGTGTTCGGCCATGACCTCCCAGAACGGGCGCCACGGATACTGCGGGCGCCTCCCCTCCGGCGTATCGACCCACGGTTTGCGCAGTCCGTATGCGTTGATTTCGAACGGAATGTCGAGCGCCTTCGAAGCCGCGGCCATTTCGGCGGCAAGCGCCCGCAGCTCCGGCGTCCAGCGCGGACAGCCGCTCATGAACATATCGGGATGCGCGACATAATCGAACAACCCGGTCTCCATCGCCCGGATCGTCGCATCGGCGTACGCCCGGAGCCGTTCATGCGGAAAGAGCGCCGCATCCAGCTGCGGCTCGATGAAGTGCGGCCCCAGAATCCGGTAATCGAAGCCTTTCGCGGCGGAATAGGTCTCTTCATAGAACGCCCGGCCGACCGATTGCAGATAATCGACTTCCGCCCCGGCCAGCAGTACGAGCTCCGGAAACCGGGAACGCATCCGTTCAATATCGTCCAGATAGGCAGGGAGCTCCGAATAGTCCATGCGGGACTCCGGGTAGCGCCCGTCCGGAAACGGCGCATGGTCCGAAAACCCGAGGACGGCGACGCCCTGATTCACCGCCTCGCGGCAGTACTCCTCCACGGCTCCCGATGCGTGTCCGCACCGCGCGGTATGGGTGTGCAGATTCACCCGTTCTGCGAAGTTCATGATCGATCCTTCATTTCTGTATCAACACGGCGGCCGGCCGCCCGCGCTCCACAATGACGAAATCGCGCACACGCGCGAAAGATGCGGATGCGGAACGGCTCCGCGGAATATCCGGATAAAATAGCACGTTTTCCGTTTTTTGTAAAGCGCTCCGGGAAAATATGAATTTTTTTCATTTTCACCTGAAATCCGGGTTGTATTTTCAAAACGGATATGCTAGTATTAAAGCAGCCCGGGGAGCTCCGGGCGGAAGCCGCAGGCATTTTGTTTTTATGGATTCATGAACCGAACTTTCAATAAGGAGGGGGATCTATGACCAAAGCAACCGAGTGCAGAAACTTCGTCGTCGCCGGACACTCCGGCAGCGGAAAAACCACGCTCTGCGAGCTCATGCTCTTCAAGGGCGGAGCCATTCCGCGGCCGGGCAGCGTCGACGCAAAAAATACGGTTTCCGACTTCATGGCCGATGAACAGGAAAAAGGCTCGAGCATCTATTCCACGGTCATGAACTGCAAATGGAAGGGCGACGAATATTTCTTCATCGACACGCCGGGCTACGGGGAGTTCGTCGGCGAATATGTCGCGGCGGTCCGCGAAGCCGACGCCGCGCTGGTCGTGGTCGACGCGGTCGACGGCCCCCAGATCGGCACGGCGCGCGCGTGGAAGCTCTCGAAGCAGCGCGGCATTCCCCGGTTCGGCATCGTGAACCGGCTCGACCGCGAACGCGCCGATTTCAAGGCGACGCTCGAGCAGATGCGCCGCAACCACGGCAAAAACGTCATCATCCCGCTTTACTGGCCGGTCGGGCAGGAGGCGAATTTCAGCCGGGTCGTGAACGTCCTCTTCGACAAGGACATCCCGTCCGAAATCGCCGAAGACGTGGCCGAGTGCCGCGCCCTCTGGCTCGACGCCGTCGCCGAAACCGACGACGAGCTCATGATGCGCTATCTCGACGGCGAGGAGCTGACCGATGAAGAGATCCACACCGGGCTGCTGAAAACGATCAAGACCGGGCGCACGATTCCGGTGTTCGCCGGCAGCTCCGTCAAGGATATCGGCATCACGGAGCTCATGGATGCGATCGTCGAGCTTTTCCCCTCCCCCCTCAACTATGTCACCGTCGACGGGGCCAAACGCAAGATCGGCGAAGAGTGCCCGCCGATCGGCATCGTCTTCAAGAGCCTCAACGACCCGTTCAGCGGGCAGCTGACCTTCATCCGCACGGTCTCCGGCGTCTTCAAATCCGACACCGACGTCTTCAACCTGTCGCGTTCGGGGGCGAAGGAGCGCTTCGGGACGCTGCTCTTCATGAACGGCAAGAGCCAGACGCCGGTCAAGGAGGCCGGTCCCGGCGCGATCTTCGCCGTCGCCAAGCTGAAGGACACCCATATCGGCGACACGATTTCGGCGGTTCAGACCGAAACCCCGCTGCCGGGCATCGTCTTCCCCGACGCGGTCATGTCGTATGCGGTGACCGCCGCGAAGTCCGGTGACGACGAAAAAATCTCGGCCGGCCTTGCGAAAATCCGCGAATGCGACCCGACCGTCCGGCTCCGCCGCGACGAGGTCACCCACGAATTCCTGCTCTCCGGCATGGGCGACCAGCACCTGGCGATCGTCGCCAAGCGGCTGAAGGACCAGTTCAAGGTCGAGGCCGTCCTCGACACGCCGCGCGTGCCGTACCGCGAAACGATCACCGCGCCGGGCGAAGGACACTACCGCCACAAGAAGCAGACCGGCGGCGCCGGGCAGTTTGCGGAGGTCTTTCTCCGCATCGCGCCGAACGAAGCCGGTTATGAATTCTCCAACGACGTAGTCGGCGGAACGATTCCGAAGAACTTCATCCCCGCGGTGGAAAAAGGCGTGGCGGAGATGCTCGAGAGCGGTCCGCTGGTCGGCTGCACGGTCGAACGGGTCAGGGTATCGGTCTACGACGGCAAATACCACCCGGTGGATTCGAACGAAATGGCCTTCAAGATCGCCGGGCGCATGGCGTTCAAGGAGGCGATGACGCAGGCGAATCCGGTTCTGCTCGAGCCGGTCATGCATGTCGAAGTCCACATTCCCGATGCGTACATGGGCGACATCACGGGGGATCTGAACCACAAGCGCGGCCGCATTCTCGGCATGAACGTCGAGGAAGGCATGGAGGTCGTCGTCGCGGAAGTTCCGTACGCCGAAATGCGCAAATACGCGACCGAACTGCGCAGCATGACGCAGGGGCGCGGCTCGTTCGAGATGAGCTTCGTCCGTTACGAGCAGGTCCCGCCGAATGTGGCGGCCGAGATCATCGCCAGACATCAGGCGGAGCTCGAAGCCGAACAGTAACCGGTTGTTTTCTTTCGAAAAATACACCGCGGAAGTGGCAATTGCCGCCTTCGCGGTGTATTTTTTCCATCGGCTTACGAAAGGACGGACGGATATGCGAATCATTCTCTGGCTCACGCTGTTTCTGGCAGCCTTCTGCGCGGGGGGCGCCGTTTCCGGGGAACGCCTCCCCGTTTTTGAGAAGCCGGACCGGAGCTCGGACATCATCGGCAGCATCGAAGCTGCCCGGATTCCGGCTTCGGTTCAACCGGTCACCGGCTACACGGTCCGGCATCCGCTCGCAGCTTATCACGCCTATTATCCGCTGCCGGGCGGAGGATACGCCTCCCCCGAACTCGTCTACCGCACGGATGAGGAAGGCGTCCGCAGCATCGTCCGGAAAGCGCATCCGCCGTATATCCGCATCGCCCTCGTCGCGGTCACCGGAATCGCGCTGGCGCTCGTGCTGCTCGGCTATGTCAAGCGCCAAAGCTCCAAGGCGCCGCCGCTCGATTCAAAGACGGAAGCTTGCTTTTTCATCGCCGCAATCGTGCTCATCCGGCTGCTGTTCCTGCTGAATCTGCTGACAGAATGGAACAATGTCGTTGCGGCCGCGGCCGATGAGACCGGATACTTCGAAACCGCATTCGACATGCTTCACGGGCGTTTCGCCGGTCCGTGGAGATTCACGGTCGGAACCGGGCTGCTCTACCTGCCGTTCCTGCTGACGACCGGTGCGGAAAGCTTCTACGACATTGCGATTCCGTTCTCGTACTTCTCGGCCTTCGTCCTCGCGCCGGGAGCGCTGGTGCTTGGTTTTGCGATCCTGCGCCGTCTCGGCCTTTCGAATCTGCGCGCCGCGCTCCCGATCGCCTGCTGGGCGGTCTGGCCGTTCGTCCATTTCCATATCG
Coding sequences:
- a CDS encoding histidinol-phosphatase, which gives rise to MNFAERVNLHTHTARCGHASGAVEEYCREAVNQGVAVLGFSDHAPFPDGRYPESRMDYSELPAYLDDIERMRSRFPELVLLAGAEVDYLQSVGRAFYEETYSAAKGFDYRILGPHFIEPQLDAALFPHERLRAYADATIRAMETGLFDYVAHPDMFMSGCPRWTPELRALAAEMAAASKALDIPFEINAYGLRKPWVDTPEGRRPQYPWRPFWEVMAEHGVRVVVGADAHRPQDVWGNADDAVAFGAELGLVPENAAVAAAIRKRTGR
- the tsaA gene encoding tRNA (N6-threonylcarbamoyladenosine(37)-N6)-methyltransferase TrmO; its protein translation is MEFRFEPIGFVKSGGGTYPQEAPRQAAFASNEGIIELLPGRNFEQALEDLAGFERIWLVFVFDRNRNWKPKVLPPDGSSRKRGVFATRSPHRPNPVGLSAVELLRIEGRSVHIRNFDLLDGTPILDIKPYIPEADAFPASRSGWRGEAAQTLREVQFTPEAAGAAEWILAHGGPDLANAARVQLGTRMPDPERQRLVRVDERRAMLAFRTWRFLFETAETPRVLAIASGYTAAELRPEAPDPYGDKALHRLYQKSGFPKPS
- the fusA gene encoding elongation factor G is translated as MTKATECRNFVVAGHSGSGKTTLCELMLFKGGAIPRPGSVDAKNTVSDFMADEQEKGSSIYSTVMNCKWKGDEYFFIDTPGYGEFVGEYVAAVREADAALVVVDAVDGPQIGTARAWKLSKQRGIPRFGIVNRLDRERADFKATLEQMRRNHGKNVIIPLYWPVGQEANFSRVVNVLFDKDIPSEIAEDVAECRALWLDAVAETDDELMMRYLDGEELTDEEIHTGLLKTIKTGRTIPVFAGSSVKDIGITELMDAIVELFPSPLNYVTVDGAKRKIGEECPPIGIVFKSLNDPFSGQLTFIRTVSGVFKSDTDVFNLSRSGAKERFGTLLFMNGKSQTPVKEAGPGAIFAVAKLKDTHIGDTISAVQTETPLPGIVFPDAVMSYAVTAAKSGDDEKISAGLAKIRECDPTVRLRRDEVTHEFLLSGMGDQHLAIVAKRLKDQFKVEAVLDTPRVPYRETITAPGEGHYRHKKQTGGAGQFAEVFLRIAPNEAGYEFSNDVVGGTIPKNFIPAVEKGVAEMLESGPLVGCTVERVRVSVYDGKYHPVDSNEMAFKIAGRMAFKEAMTQANPVLLEPVMHVEVHIPDAYMGDITGDLNHKRGRILGMNVEEGMEVVVAEVPYAEMRKYATELRSMTQGRGSFEMSFVRYEQVPPNVAAEIIARHQAELEAEQ
- a CDS encoding YdcF family protein; the protein is MFQRMPPSLPPSANARAGETMLLTLKKLIARLFFPVPFIFLLLAAGLALLLWPRLGRRCRLAGKILLCAGTALFLLLSVFGGGLLKTLTSQYVPLDPETVPAEACTVVVAGSGFGMAESVPPELWFNDGMLLRLHEAGRIARALARRGIDCAVAVSMVGEDGTEPKRRALEAFLGAYGVSPERIGLIEDALNSRQEVIAFSKLPGRKILVSEAFHIPRLMMLSRRYGLDALPAPASQGGGRGGGALFVIPSAERFMEGERAVYEYLGMLEYLLF